From Streptomyces sp. NBC_00683, one genomic window encodes:
- the pdxT gene encoding pyridoxal 5'-phosphate synthase glutaminase subunit PdxT, with translation MTDNPVIGVLALQGDVREHLIALASADAVARPVRRPEELAEVDGLVIPGGESTTMSKLAVLFGMLEPLRERVAAGMPVYGTCAGMILLADKILDPRSGQETVGGIDMIVRRNAFGRQNESFEAAVEVDGIAGGPVEGVFIRAPWVESVGAETEVIAEHGGHIVAVRQGNALATSFHPELTGDHRVHALFVDMVRAVC, from the coding sequence ATGACCGACAACCCTGTCATCGGAGTCCTGGCTCTCCAGGGCGACGTACGGGAACATCTGATCGCCCTGGCCTCGGCGGATGCCGTGGCCAGGCCGGTCCGGCGTCCCGAGGAGCTCGCCGAGGTCGACGGGCTCGTCATACCCGGTGGCGAGTCCACCACGATGTCCAAGCTGGCCGTCCTGTTCGGCATGCTGGAACCGCTGCGCGAGCGGGTCGCCGCCGGTATGCCGGTCTACGGCACCTGCGCCGGCATGATCCTTCTCGCCGACAAGATCCTTGACCCCCGCTCGGGCCAGGAGACGGTCGGCGGTATCGACATGATCGTGCGCCGTAACGCTTTCGGGCGGCAGAACGAGTCGTTCGAAGCCGCCGTCGAGGTGGACGGGATCGCGGGCGGTCCGGTCGAGGGAGTGTTCATCCGCGCCCCCTGGGTCGAATCGGTCGGGGCGGAGACAGAAGTCATCGCCGAGCACGGCGGGCATATTGTCGCCGTACGGCAGGGAAACGCCCTGGCTACGTCATTCCACCCCGAACTGACCGGGGACCACCGGGTCCACGCACTCTTCGTCGACATGGTGCGCGCAGTGTGCTGA
- a CDS encoding YebC/PmpR family DNA-binding transcriptional regulator, translating into MSGHSKWATTKHKKAVIDAKRGKLFAKLIKNIEVAARSGGVDPEGNPTLVDAIQKAKKSSVPNKNIDSAVKRGGGLEAGGADYETIMYEGYGPNGVAVLIECLTDNRNRAASDVRVAMTRNGGSMADPGSVSYLFNRKGVVIVPKGELAEDDVLGAVLDAGAEEVNDLGETFEVVSEATDMVAVRTALQEAGIDYDSAEANFLPTMQVDLDEEGARKIFKLIDALEDSDDVQNVFANFDVSDEVMEKVDA; encoded by the coding sequence ATGTCCGGCCACTCTAAATGGGCTACGACGAAGCACAAGAAGGCCGTGATTGACGCCAAGCGCGGCAAGCTCTTCGCGAAGCTGATCAAGAACATCGAGGTTGCGGCGCGTTCCGGCGGCGTGGACCCCGAAGGCAACCCGACGCTCGTCGACGCCATCCAGAAGGCGAAGAAGAGCTCCGTCCCGAACAAGAACATCGACTCCGCGGTCAAGCGCGGCGGCGGTCTCGAAGCGGGCGGCGCCGACTACGAGACGATCATGTACGAGGGCTACGGTCCCAACGGTGTCGCGGTGCTCATCGAGTGCCTCACCGACAACCGCAACCGTGCCGCGTCCGACGTACGTGTCGCGATGACCCGCAACGGCGGCTCGATGGCCGACCCCGGTTCGGTCTCGTACCTGTTCAACCGCAAGGGCGTCGTCATCGTCCCGAAGGGCGAGCTGGCCGAGGACGACGTCCTGGGGGCCGTGCTCGACGCGGGCGCCGAGGAGGTCAACGACCTCGGTGAGACCTTCGAGGTCGTCAGCGAGGCCACCGACATGGTCGCGGTCCGCACCGCGCTCCAGGAGGCCGGAATCGACTACGACTCCGCCGAGGCCAACTTCCTGCCCACCATGCAGGTCGACCTCGACGAAGAGGGCGCGCGCAAGATCTTCAAGCTCATCGACGCGCTCGAGGACAGCGACGACGTGCAGAACGTCTTCGCCAACTTCGACGTCTCCGACGAGGTCATGGAGAAGGTCGACGCCTGA
- the ruvC gene encoding crossover junction endodeoxyribonuclease RuvC — protein sequence MRVLGVDPGLTRCGVGVVEGVAGRPLTMVGVGVVRTPADAELGHRLVAIEQGIEQWLDEHRPEFVAVERVFSQHNVRTVMGTAQASAVAMLCASRRGIPVALHTPSEVKAAVTGSGRADKAQVGAMVTRLLRLDAPPKPADAADALALAICHIWRAPAQNRLQQAVAAHRTLKGRTA from the coding sequence ATGCGTGTTCTGGGCGTGGACCCGGGGCTGACCCGGTGCGGTGTCGGAGTCGTCGAGGGTGTGGCCGGCCGGCCGCTGACCATGGTCGGCGTCGGCGTCGTACGCACCCCGGCCGATGCCGAGCTCGGACACCGCCTGGTCGCCATCGAGCAGGGCATCGAGCAGTGGCTCGACGAGCACCGGCCCGAATTCGTCGCTGTGGAGCGGGTGTTCAGCCAGCACAACGTCCGTACGGTGATGGGCACCGCCCAGGCCAGCGCGGTCGCCATGCTCTGCGCCTCCCGCCGGGGCATCCCGGTCGCCCTGCACACCCCCAGCGAGGTCAAGGCGGCCGTCACCGGCTCGGGCCGCGCCGACAAGGCGCAGGTCGGAGCCATGGTGACCCGGCTGCTGAGGCTGGACGCACCGCCGAAACCCGCCGACGCCGCCGACGCCCTCGCCCTCGCCATCTGCCACATCTGGCGCGCACCCGCGCAGAACCGACTGCAGCAGGCCGTCGCCGCCCACCGCACGCTGAAAGGCCGTACCGCATGA
- the ruvA gene encoding Holliday junction branch migration protein RuvA — MIAFVSGPVAALAPTTAVIEVGGIGMAVHCAPGTLAGLRIGQEARLATSLVVREDSLTLYGFADDDERQVFELLQTANGVGPRLAQAMLATHSPDALRIAVATGDEKALTAVSGIGKKGAQKLLLDLKDRLGEPVGAHIGQQGIGTAVSSSWRDQLQAALIGLGYATREADEAVTAVAPQAEAAIAGGAQPPVPQLLRAALQTLNRAR, encoded by the coding sequence ATGATCGCCTTCGTCTCCGGCCCGGTGGCCGCCCTCGCCCCGACCACGGCCGTGATCGAGGTCGGCGGCATCGGCATGGCGGTCCACTGTGCCCCCGGCACACTCGCGGGCCTGCGGATCGGCCAGGAGGCGAGGCTCGCCACCTCCCTCGTCGTACGGGAGGACTCGCTCACGCTGTACGGCTTCGCCGACGACGACGAGCGGCAGGTCTTCGAGCTACTCCAGACCGCCAACGGCGTCGGCCCGCGCCTCGCCCAGGCCATGCTCGCCACCCACAGCCCGGACGCCCTGCGCATCGCCGTCGCCACGGGTGACGAGAAGGCGCTCACCGCGGTTTCCGGGATCGGCAAGAAGGGCGCCCAGAAGCTCCTCCTGGACCTCAAGGACCGGCTCGGCGAGCCGGTCGGGGCGCACATCGGGCAGCAGGGCATCGGCACCGCGGTCAGCTCCTCCTGGCGCGACCAGCTGCAGGCCGCCCTGATCGGCCTCGGCTACGCGACGCGCGAGGCCGACGAGGCCGTGACCGCCGTGGCGCCGCAGGCCGAGGCGGCGATCGCCGGCGGCGCACAGCCGCCCGTACCGCAGCTGCTGCGCGCGGCCCTGCAGACACTCAACCGCGCACGCTGA
- the ruvB gene encoding Holliday junction branch migration DNA helicase RuvB: MNWDETGADTGATDDLLDDRLVAAGADGEDTAVEAALRPKDLDEFVGQEKVREQLDLVLKAARARGATADHVLLSGAPGLGKTTLSLIIAAEMNAPIRITSGPAIQHAGDLAAILSSLQEGEVLFLDEIHRMSRPAEEMLYMAMEDFRVDVIVGKGPGATAIPLELPPFTLVGATTRAGLLPPPLRDRFGFTGHMEFYAPTELERVIHRSAGLLDVAIDTEGAAEIAGRSRGTPRIANRLLRRVRDYAQVKAEGRIDRDIAAAALRVYEVDDRGLDRLDRAVLGALLKLFGGGPVGLSTLAVAVGEERETVEEVAEPFLVREGLLARTPRGRVATPAAWAHLGLVPPQQGVKGQQGLFGA, translated from the coding sequence ATGAACTGGGACGAGACCGGAGCCGACACCGGCGCGACGGACGACCTGCTGGACGACCGGCTGGTCGCCGCCGGTGCGGACGGGGAGGACACCGCGGTCGAGGCCGCGCTGCGCCCGAAGGACCTCGACGAGTTCGTCGGCCAGGAGAAGGTGCGCGAACAGCTCGACCTGGTGCTCAAGGCCGCCCGCGCCCGTGGTGCCACGGCCGATCATGTCCTGCTCTCCGGCGCACCCGGCCTCGGCAAGACCACCCTCTCCCTGATCATCGCCGCCGAGATGAACGCCCCGATCCGCATCACCTCGGGCCCCGCCATCCAGCACGCGGGCGATCTGGCGGCGATCCTCTCCTCCCTCCAGGAGGGCGAGGTCCTCTTCCTCGACGAGATCCACCGCATGTCGCGGCCCGCCGAGGAAATGCTCTACATGGCCATGGAGGACTTCCGCGTCGACGTCATCGTCGGCAAGGGCCCCGGTGCCACGGCCATCCCGCTGGAACTTCCCCCGTTCACCCTGGTCGGGGCCACCACCAGGGCCGGGCTGCTGCCGCCCCCGCTGCGCGACCGATTCGGCTTCACCGGCCACATGGAGTTCTACGCCCCCACGGAGCTGGAGCGGGTCATCCACCGCTCCGCGGGCCTCCTCGACGTGGCCATAGACACCGAGGGGGCGGCCGAGATCGCCGGGCGCTCCCGGGGCACGCCCCGTATCGCCAACCGGCTGCTGCGCCGTGTCCGGGACTACGCGCAGGTCAAGGCCGAGGGCCGGATCGACCGGGACATCGCCGCAGCGGCCCTGCGGGTGTACGAGGTCGACGACCGGGGCCTGGACAGGCTGGACCGCGCGGTGCTCGGCGCCCTGCTGAAACTCTTCGGCGGCGGCCCCGTCGGCCTGTCCACCCTCGCCGTCGCGGTGGGGGAGGAGCGTGAGACCGTCGAGGAGGTCGCCGAGCCCTTCCTCGTACGGGAAGGACTGCTCGCGAGGACCCCGCGGGGCCGGGTCGCCACCCCCGCGGCCTGGGCGCACCTCGGCCTCGTACCGCCGCAGCAAGGCGTAAAGGGACAACAGGGCCTGTTCGGGGCGTGA
- the yajC gene encoding preprotein translocase subunit YajC yields the protein MSLVTLLPFIVLIGAMFLMTRSAKKKQQAAAQMRNDMQPGTGVRTIGGMYATVKEIQDDTVLLEVAPGVHAIYAKNSIGAVLDDAEYNRIVHGDDEDLKVDGAVVPDDASSLTATETADAADDADVAKIDLGKKAEGDADGSKDSEVKDAKADGEGDAK from the coding sequence GTGAGTCTCGTGACCCTCCTCCCCTTCATCGTGCTCATCGGGGCCATGTTCCTGATGACCCGGTCCGCCAAGAAGAAGCAGCAGGCGGCTGCGCAGATGCGCAACGACATGCAGCCCGGCACGGGCGTCCGGACGATCGGGGGCATGTACGCCACCGTCAAGGAGATCCAGGACGACACGGTTCTCCTCGAGGTCGCTCCCGGCGTCCACGCCATCTACGCCAAGAACTCGATCGGCGCCGTCCTCGACGACGCGGAGTACAACCGCATCGTCCACGGTGACGACGAGGACCTGAAGGTCGACGGCGCTGTCGTGCCCGACGACGCCTCCTCGCTGACCGCCACCGAGACCGCCGACGCGGCCGATGACGCGGACGTCGCGAAGATCGACCTGGGCAAGAAGGCCGAGGGCGACGCCGACGGGTCCAAGGACTCCGAGGTCAAGGACGCCAAGGCCGACGGCGAGGGCGACGCGAAGTAG
- the secD gene encoding protein translocase subunit SecD, which translates to MAAPKKGRGPAGGQSRPGRALALILIAMVALTGGMFLSGHTTPRLGIDLAGGTSITLEAKNQPGKPNAINKTNMATAVSIIERRVNGLGVSEAEVQTQGDRNIIVNIPKGTNSKQAQKQVGTTAQLYFRPVLTVTGGEPTPTGSASPSASGTGKASATPSAKASDPDTASDPKSTPSASATTQGRAVTGALKKDATPTPGASDTAKKSGTPAATPTPDAATAALEKKFTELDCSDKSARATAGDGVKPEDPTVACSSEGDAKYLLGPAEVSGTDVDDAKAQFDQQRGIWLVSMEFTDKGSKKFQTITKKLSTQQSPQNQFAISLDGEVVSAPQVNETLSGSAEISGSFTQQSAEDLANVLSYGALPLSFEEQSVTTVTAALGGEQLKAGLIAGAIGLALVVIYLVAYYRGLALIALLSLAVSGILTYTIMALLGPAIGFALNLPAVCGAIVAIGITADSFIVYFERVRDEIREGRTLRPAIERAWPRARRTILVSDFVSFLAAAVLFLVTVGKVQGFAFTLGLTTLLDVVVVFLFTKPLMTLMGRTKFFASGHPWSGLDPKRLGAKPPLRRSRRVNAPTDHPKEA; encoded by the coding sequence GTGGCAGCACCGAAGAAGGGCCGAGGGCCGGCCGGCGGTCAGAGCAGGCCGGGGCGTGCCCTGGCTCTCATTCTGATCGCCATGGTCGCGCTCACCGGCGGGATGTTCTTGTCGGGTCACACCACGCCTCGGCTGGGTATCGACCTGGCGGGTGGCACCTCGATCACGCTCGAGGCCAAGAACCAGCCCGGCAAGCCGAACGCGATCAACAAGACCAACATGGCCACGGCGGTCAGCATCATCGAGCGCCGTGTCAATGGTCTTGGTGTTTCCGAGGCCGAGGTTCAGACCCAGGGCGATCGCAACATCATCGTCAACATCCCCAAGGGGACGAACTCGAAGCAGGCTCAGAAGCAGGTCGGTACGACTGCTCAGCTCTACTTCCGGCCCGTGCTCACCGTCACCGGCGGCGAACCGACGCCCACCGGCTCCGCCAGCCCTTCCGCGAGCGGTACCGGCAAGGCGAGCGCCACGCCCAGTGCGAAGGCGAGCGACCCGGACACTGCCTCCGATCCGAAGAGCACGCCCTCGGCGAGCGCCACCACCCAGGGACGCGCGGTCACCGGCGCCCTGAAGAAGGACGCGACGCCGACCCCCGGTGCCTCGGACACCGCGAAGAAGTCCGGGACCCCGGCCGCGACGCCGACGCCCGACGCGGCGACCGCCGCGCTGGAGAAGAAGTTCACCGAGCTGGACTGCTCCGACAAGTCCGCCCGTGCCACGGCCGGTGACGGGGTCAAGCCCGAGGACCCCACGGTCGCGTGCAGCTCCGAAGGTGACGCGAAGTACCTCCTCGGCCCGGCCGAGGTCTCCGGTACGGACGTCGACGACGCCAAGGCCCAGTTCGACCAGCAGCGCGGCATCTGGCTCGTCTCGATGGAGTTCACCGACAAGGGCTCCAAGAAGTTCCAGACGATCACGAAGAAGCTGTCGACGCAGCAGTCGCCGCAGAACCAGTTCGCGATCTCCCTCGACGGCGAGGTCGTCTCCGCGCCGCAGGTGAACGAGACCCTCAGCGGCAGCGCCGAGATCTCCGGCAGCTTCACCCAGCAGTCCGCCGAGGACCTGGCCAACGTGCTCTCCTACGGTGCGCTCCCGCTGTCCTTCGAGGAGCAGAGCGTCACCACCGTCACCGCCGCACTCGGTGGCGAGCAGCTGAAGGCCGGTCTGATCGCCGGTGCCATCGGTCTGGCCCTGGTCGTCATCTACCTGGTGGCCTACTACCGCGGCCTGGCGCTCATCGCGCTCCTCAGCCTCGCGGTGTCCGGCATCCTGACCTACACGATCATGGCTCTGCTCGGCCCGGCCATCGGCTTCGCGCTGAACCTGCCCGCGGTCTGTGGAGCCATCGTGGCGATCGGTATCACCGCGGACTCGTTCATCGTGTACTTCGAACGTGTCCGTGACGAGATCCGCGAAGGCCGCACGCTGCGTCCGGCGATCGAGCGGGCCTGGCCGCGTGCCCGGCGCACGATCCTGGTCTCCGACTTCGTGTCGTTCCTCGCCGCCGCGGTGCTCTTCCTGGTCACCGTCGGCAAGGTCCAGGGCTTCGCGTTCACGCTCGGCCTGACGACCCTGCTCGACGTCGTCGTGGTGTTCCTCTTCACCAAGCCCCTCATGACGCTGATGGGCCGGACGAAGTTCTTCGCCAGCGGTCATCCGTGGTCCGGGCTGGACCCGAAGCGGCTCGGCGCCAAGCCGCCGCTGCGCCGCTCGCGCCGTGTCAACGCCCCCACCGACCACCCGAAGGAGGCGTGA
- the secF gene encoding protein translocase subunit SecF — MSRLGNLGARLYRGEVGYDFIGKRKIWYGVSILITITAILGLAVSGLNMGIEFKGGAVFTTDEKPKASVSQAHESAVEASGHEAIVQELGDGNMRIQITEVDTAKANEVKTQLSEDLGIPEAKINADLVGPSWGEQIANKAWTGLGIFMVLVVIYLAIAFEWRMALAALVALIHDITITVGIYALVGFEVTPGTVIGLLTILGYSLYDTVVVFDSLKEGQKGITKQTRWTYSEVANRSINSTLVRSINTTVVALLPVAGLLFIGGGVLGAGMLNDISLSLFVGLAAGAYSSIFIATPLVADLKEREPQMKALKKRILAKRAAAAAKGESVEDERDDRTQEDGFPEDAAAAGAVVGQRQQPRGHGRTPGKRR; from the coding sequence ATGTCGCGACTCGGCAATCTCGGCGCCCGGCTCTACCGTGGCGAGGTCGGTTACGACTTCATCGGCAAGCGCAAGATCTGGTACGGCGTCTCGATCCTGATCACGATCACGGCCATCCTGGGCCTCGCGGTCAGCGGTCTGAACATGGGCATCGAGTTCAAGGGCGGCGCGGTCTTCACGACCGACGAGAAGCCCAAGGCCTCGGTCTCCCAGGCCCACGAGAGCGCGGTCGAGGCCTCGGGCCACGAGGCGATCGTCCAGGAGCTGGGCGACGGCAACATGCGTATCCAGATCACCGAGGTCGACACCGCCAAGGCCAACGAGGTCAAGACGCAGCTGTCGGAGGACCTCGGCATTCCCGAGGCGAAGATCAACGCGGACCTGGTCGGCCCCAGCTGGGGTGAGCAGATCGCCAACAAGGCGTGGACCGGCCTCGGCATCTTCATGGTCCTCGTGGTGATCTACCTGGCCATCGCCTTCGAATGGCGCATGGCCCTCGCGGCCCTCGTCGCGCTGATCCACGACATCACCATCACGGTCGGTATCTACGCCCTGGTCGGCTTCGAGGTCACCCCGGGCACCGTGATCGGTCTGCTGACGATCCTCGGTTACTCCCTCTACGACACTGTCGTCGTCTTCGACAGCCTCAAGGAGGGCCAGAAGGGGATCACCAAGCAGACCCGCTGGACGTACAGCGAGGTCGCCAACCGCTCCATCAACAGCACGCTGGTCCGCTCCATCAACACCACCGTCGTCGCGCTGCTGCCGGTCGCCGGCCTGCTCTTCATCGGTGGCGGTGTCCTCGGCGCCGGCATGCTGAACGACATCTCGCTGTCGCTCTTCGTCGGCCTCGCGGCCGGTGCGTACTCCTCGATCTTCATCGCCACACCGCTGGTCGCCGACCTCAAGGAACGCGAGCCGCAGATGAAGGCGCTGAAGAAGCGGATCCTCGCCAAGCGGGCTGCCGCAGCCGCCAAGGGCGAGTCCGTCGAGGACGAGCGGGACGACCGCACGCAGGAGGACGGCTTCCCCGAGGACGCCGCAGCCGCCGGCGCCGTCGTCGGACAGCGCCAGCAGCCCAGGGGCCACGGACGGACTCCGGGGAAGCGTCGATGA
- a CDS encoding adenine phosphoribosyltransferase, whose product MTSTTESTRELLLSRIRDVPDYPKPGVMFKDITPLLADPVAFTALTDSLVELCVRHGATKVVGLEARGFILAAPVAVKSGLGFVPVRKAGKLPGATLGQAYELEYGTAEIEIHAEDLSADDRIMVIDDVLATGGTAEASLELIRRAGAQVAGVSVLMELGFLAGRARLDGALRGAPLEALITL is encoded by the coding sequence ATGACCAGCACCACCGAATCGACCCGGGAGCTCCTGCTCAGCCGTATCCGCGACGTACCGGACTATCCGAAGCCCGGAGTGATGTTCAAGGACATCACCCCGCTGCTCGCGGACCCGGTCGCCTTCACGGCGCTCACCGACTCCCTCGTGGAGCTGTGCGTACGGCACGGGGCCACCAAGGTCGTCGGCCTCGAGGCGCGCGGTTTCATCCTGGCGGCGCCCGTCGCCGTCAAGTCCGGGCTCGGCTTCGTACCCGTCCGCAAGGCCGGGAAGCTGCCCGGTGCCACGCTCGGGCAGGCGTACGAGCTGGAGTACGGCACGGCGGAGATCGAGATCCACGCCGAGGACCTGTCGGCCGACGACCGGATCATGGTCATCGACGACGTCCTGGCCACCGGCGGCACCGCCGAGGCCTCGCTGGAGCTGATCCGGCGGGCAGGTGCCCAGGTCGCGGGTGTGTCGGTCCTCATGGAGCTCGGCTTCCTCGCAGGCCGTGCACGTCTCGACGGGGCCCTGCGCGGCGCCCCGCTGGAGGCACTGATCACACTCTGA
- a CDS encoding RelA/SpoT family protein, whose product MKAASPASPTKPDAQPEPSAEPAGSAQSAPKAPAPQAAPAPAAKPPAATPPAAKPPAKPAATPPAPPTRSGGSSNRVRARLARLGVQRSSPYNPVLEPLLRTVRSNDPKIESATLRQIERAYQVAERWHRGQKRKSGDPYITHPLAVTTILAELGMDPATLMAGLLHDTVEDTEYGLDTLRKDFGDQVALLVDGVTKLDKVKFGEAAQAETVRKMVVAMAKDPRVLVIKLADRLHNMRTMRYLKREKQEKKARETLEIYAPLAHRLGMNTIKWELEDLAFAILYPKMYDEIVRLVAERAPKRDEYLAIVTDEVQSDLRAARIKATVTGRPKHYYSVYQKMIVRGRDFAEIYDLVGIRVLVDTVRDCYAALGTVHARWNPVPGRFKDYIAMPKFNMYQSLHTTVIGPSGKPVELQIRTFDMHRRAEYGIAAHWKYKQEPSAGASKVRTDVPKNTGRGQDTVNDMAWLRQLLDWQKETEDPSEFLESLRFDLSRNEVFVFTPKGDVIALPAGATPVDFAYAVHTEVGHRTIGARVNGRLVPLESTLDNGDLVEVFTSKAAGAGPSRDWLGFVKSPRARNKIRAWFSKERRDEAIEQGKDSIARAMRKQNLPIQRILTGDSLVTLAHEMRYPDISSLYAAIGEGHVAAAGVVQKLVQALGGEDAANEDLAESSPPSHGRNKRRAKADPGVVVKGVEDVWVKLARCCTPVPGDPIIGFVTRGSGVSVHRADCVNVDSLSQQPERILEVEWAPTQSSVFLVAIQVEALDRSRLLSDVTRVLSDQHVNILSAAVQTSRDRVATSRFTFEMGDPKHLGHVLKAVRGVEGVYDVYRVTSARRP is encoded by the coding sequence GTGAAGGCGGCGTCCCCGGCGTCCCCGACGAAACCGGATGCCCAGCCCGAGCCCTCCGCCGAGCCCGCCGGGTCCGCGCAGTCTGCCCCGAAGGCCCCCGCACCGCAGGCGGCACCCGCTCCGGCCGCGAAGCCCCCGGCCGCGACGCCTCCCGCAGCGAAGCCCCCGGCCAAGCCCGCCGCCACCCCGCCCGCCCCGCCGACCCGCTCCGGTGGTTCCTCAAACCGTGTCCGGGCCAGGCTCGCCCGGCTCGGCGTACAGCGCTCCAGCCCGTACAACCCGGTCCTCGAACCGCTGCTGCGCACGGTCCGCAGCAACGACCCCAAGATCGAGAGCGCCACGCTGCGCCAGATCGAGCGCGCCTACCAGGTCGCCGAACGCTGGCACCGCGGCCAGAAGCGCAAGAGCGGCGACCCGTACATCACCCATCCGCTCGCCGTCACGACGATCCTCGCCGAGCTCGGCATGGACCCGGCGACGCTGATGGCCGGACTGCTGCACGACACGGTCGAGGACACCGAGTACGGCCTGGACACGCTGCGCAAGGACTTCGGTGACCAGGTCGCGCTCCTCGTGGACGGCGTCACCAAGCTCGACAAGGTCAAGTTCGGCGAGGCCGCGCAGGCCGAGACCGTGCGCAAGATGGTCGTCGCCATGGCCAAGGACCCCAGGGTCCTCGTCATCAAGCTGGCCGACCGCCTCCACAACATGCGCACCATGCGGTACCTCAAGCGGGAGAAGCAGGAGAAGAAGGCCCGCGAGACCCTTGAGATCTACGCGCCCCTGGCTCACCGCCTGGGCATGAACACCATCAAGTGGGAGCTGGAGGACCTCGCCTTCGCGATCCTCTACCCGAAGATGTACGACGAGATCGTCCGCCTCGTTGCCGAGCGTGCGCCCAAGCGCGACGAGTACCTCGCCATAGTGACCGACGAGGTCCAGTCCGACCTGCGCGCCGCCCGGATCAAGGCCACCGTCACCGGACGGCCGAAGCACTACTACAGCGTCTACCAGAAGATGATCGTGCGGGGCCGGGACTTCGCCGAGATCTACGACCTGGTGGGCATCCGTGTCCTCGTCGACACGGTCCGCGACTGCTACGCGGCGCTCGGCACCGTGCACGCGCGATGGAACCCGGTCCCCGGCCGGTTCAAGGACTACATCGCGATGCCGAAGTTCAACATGTATCAGTCACTGCACACCACGGTGATCGGCCCCAGCGGCAAGCCCGTCGAGCTCCAGATCCGTACGTTCGACATGCACCGCCGCGCCGAGTACGGCATCGCCGCGCACTGGAAGTACAAGCAGGAGCCCTCGGCCGGCGCCTCCAAGGTGCGCACCGACGTACCCAAGAACACCGGCCGCGGCCAGGACACCGTCAACGACATGGCGTGGCTGCGCCAGCTGCTGGACTGGCAGAAGGAGACCGAGGACCCCAGCGAGTTCCTGGAGTCCCTGCGCTTCGACCTCTCGCGCAACGAGGTCTTCGTCTTCACACCCAAGGGCGATGTCATAGCGCTGCCCGCGGGTGCGACCCCGGTCGACTTCGCGTACGCCGTCCATACGGAGGTCGGCCACCGGACCATAGGAGCACGGGTCAACGGGCGGCTCGTACCGCTCGAGTCGACGCTCGACAACGGCGACCTGGTGGAGGTGTTCACCTCCAAGGCGGCCGGGGCCGGACCCTCCCGGGACTGGCTCGGGTTCGTCAAGTCGCCGCGGGCGCGCAACAAGATCCGCGCGTGGTTCTCCAAGGAGCGCCGCGACGAGGCGATCGAGCAGGGCAAGGACTCCATCGCGCGGGCCATGCGCAAGCAGAACCTGCCGATCCAGCGGATCCTCACCGGCGACTCCCTGGTCACCCTCGCCCACGAGATGCGTTACCCCGACATCTCGTCGCTGTACGCGGCGATCGGCGAGGGGCACGTGGCGGCGGCAGGCGTCGTCCAGAAGCTGGTGCAGGCGCTCGGCGGCGAGGACGCGGCCAACGAGGACCTCGCGGAGAGCTCGCCGCCCTCGCACGGCCGCAACAAGCGCCGTGCCAAGGCGGATCCGGGTGTGGTCGTCAAGGGCGTCGAGGACGTCTGGGTCAAACTGGCCCGCTGCTGCACCCCCGTGCCCGGCGACCCGATCATCGGGTTCGTGACCCGCGGCAGCGGTGTCTCCGTGCACCGCGCCGACTGCGTCAACGTCGATTCGCTGTCGCAGCAGCCGGAGCGGATCCTCGAGGTCGAGTGGGCGCCGACCCAGTCGTCGGTGTTCCTCGTCGCCATCCAGGTCGAGGCACTGGACCGGTCGAGGCTGCTCTCCGACGTCACGCGGGTCCTGTCGGACCAGCACGTCAACATCCTGTCGGCGGCCGTCCAGACGTCCCGCGACCGGGTGGCCACCTCGCGCTTCACCTTCGAGATGGGCGACCCCAAGCACCTCGGCCACGTCCTGAAGGCCGTACGGGGCGTCGAGGGCGTGTACGACGTCTACCGGGTCACCTCGGCCCGCCGGCCGTAG